The following coding sequences are from one Spirochaetota bacterium window:
- the cysS gene encoding cysteine--tRNA ligase, producing MALKIFNTMTRKLETFTPGGVPKDKIEDYPPVTIYSCGPTVYSFAHIGNFRTFVFNDFLRRYLKFRGFKVNHAMNITDVDDKTIAGALKEGITLREYTDKYTQIFFEDLKTLNIEPVEHYPRATESIDAMIDIIAQLEKKGLIYEKDGSIYFSIAKFHRYGRLSNVTSMDIKAGARYDADEYSKEDVRDFALWKAPKDNEPYWETPFGKGRPGWHIECSAMVRKIFGTTIDIHTGGVDLIFPHHENEIAQSEAAYDEPFVRYWIHVEHLLVEGSKMSKSLGNFYTLRDLLNKGYSPRAIRYLLLTAHYRKQLNFTFDGLHQAAGALLRIDNLIARLNDIKHDAPSNQMVIDRCNSFITAFTETVDDDLNIAGGTGVFFDFVHDINTMIDAGSLSKTDAMVVMDTLKKIDTVFGFIFFAEASQINKDEIEALIEERNKARKEKNFARADEIRQLLLDKGIIIQDTKEGTRWIVKS from the coding sequence GTGGCTCTGAAAATTTTCAATACAATGACACGCAAGCTGGAAACATTTACACCAGGTGGAGTACCTAAAGATAAAATAGAAGATTATCCACCTGTTACCATTTATTCCTGTGGGCCTACTGTATATAGTTTTGCGCATATTGGTAATTTCCGCACATTTGTATTTAATGACTTCTTACGACGATACCTTAAATTCCGCGGTTTCAAAGTGAACCACGCTATGAATATTACCGACGTAGATGACAAAACCATAGCTGGTGCTCTTAAAGAAGGCATTACCCTGCGTGAATATACTGATAAATATACACAAATATTCTTTGAAGACCTTAAAACGTTGAACATTGAACCGGTGGAACATTACCCACGAGCAACAGAATCAATTGATGCCATGATAGATATTATTGCTCAACTGGAAAAGAAAGGCCTTATTTATGAAAAAGACGGTTCCATCTACTTCAGCATTGCAAAATTTCACCGGTATGGGCGTTTAAGCAATGTTACCAGCATGGATATTAAAGCAGGTGCTCGTTATGATGCCGATGAATATAGCAAGGAAGATGTGCGCGACTTTGCTTTATGGAAAGCCCCTAAAGACAATGAGCCCTACTGGGAAACACCATTTGGCAAAGGCAGGCCCGGGTGGCATATTGAGTGCTCAGCAATGGTACGCAAAATCTTTGGCACCACCATTGATATTCACACCGGCGGTGTGGATTTGATCTTCCCCCATCATGAAAATGAGATAGCTCAGAGCGAAGCAGCTTACGATGAACCATTTGTGCGCTACTGGATCCATGTTGAACACCTGCTGGTAGAAGGCTCAAAGATGTCAAAATCGCTTGGCAATTTTTATACACTGCGTGATCTTCTTAACAAAGGCTATTCGCCACGAGCTATACGGTACCTGCTTTTAACCGCACACTACCGCAAACAGCTCAACTTTACATTTGATGGATTACATCAAGCTGCAGGGGCATTGCTTAGAATTGACAACCTTATTGCACGCCTCAATGATATAAAACATGATGCGCCAAGTAATCAAATGGTTATAGACAGGTGCAATTCATTTATTACTGCATTCACTGAAACTGTTGATGATGATTTGAATATTGCTGGCGGCACCGGGGTGTTCTTTGACTTTGTACACGATATCAACACAATGATTGATGCAGGGTCATTGAGCAAAACAGATGCCATGGTAGTTATGGATACTTTAAAAAAGATAGATACTGTTTTTGGGTTTATCTTTTTTGCGGAAGCATCACAGATAAACAAAGATGAAATTGAAGCATTAATTGAAGAACGTAACAAAGCCCGCAAAGAAAAAAATTTTGCTCGTGCTGACGAAATACGTCAGTTGCTTCTTGACAAAGGCATAATCATTCAGGACACCAAAGAGGGAACACGGTGGATAGTCAAATCGTAG
- a CDS encoding N-acetylmuramoyl-L-alanine amidase: MVCSDCLKKVVIYIVLIIVAIISIHTPICQLEFPLYRVVLDPGHGGKAILPKDEYGDRYDVISMKFLDKYREGASYKSYHEHVYTYEIAKRVEALLQLLSPNGNFEKFYTILQKYTSKPVTRIYIQTFISRGPSLDSHLVYKNPNAPYRLFDFVDNNGTVAEGRISYINSLKPHLVVSIHFALNSSPYFRGMNAVIAAPYSILYQGLQYLKGNITSRSFFYNSRYADWFTEDEKKSGFFWYCNDVAMYFTGYRIKNDYTLDTNEFRGYRYNMVQWAYSDPPGWAHIAKHHPPYTPYANTFKEFVPYNAFFAREQGKFEQFRRDGGIEGYGGDNLYASNEIIRFVLYNLYSKGIRHKDQRLAPPYISIWSVPLHINAINAFIEFGYLARPFTRTIIDNHLDDVAEGIAVGIYSLFAGIEVNKQYPYTPYGKKIDLNKYVIDKSKDYFSIVR; this comes from the coding sequence ATGGTTTGCTCTGATTGTTTAAAGAAAGTTGTAATATATATAGTTTTAATTATTGTTGCTATTATATCAATCCACACCCCAATCTGTCAGCTTGAATTCCCTCTCTACCGCGTGGTGCTTGATCCAGGACATGGGGGCAAGGCTATCCTTCCAAAGGATGAATATGGTGACAGATATGATGTTATTTCAATGAAATTTCTTGATAAATATCGTGAGGGGGCATCATATAAGAGTTACCATGAACATGTGTATACTTATGAGATAGCTAAAAGGGTTGAAGCATTATTACAGTTACTATCGCCCAATGGCAATTTTGAAAAATTTTATACCATACTGCAAAAATATACCAGCAAACCAGTTACACGAATATATATCCAGACGTTCATAAGCAGGGGACCATCATTAGATTCACATCTTGTTTATAAAAACCCTAATGCTCCATACAGATTGTTTGATTTTGTTGATAACAACGGTACTGTTGCAGAAGGCAGGATTAGCTACATTAATAGTCTGAAGCCTCATCTGGTAGTTTCAATACATTTTGCGTTGAATTCCTCACCTTACTTCAGGGGTATGAATGCTGTTATTGCAGCGCCGTACAGTATTCTGTATCAGGGATTACAGTATTTGAAAGGGAATATTACTAGCAGATCATTTTTTTATAATAGCAGGTATGCTGACTGGTTTACCGAAGACGAAAAAAAATCAGGATTTTTCTGGTATTGCAATGATGTGGCGATGTATTTCACAGGATATAGGATAAAAAATGATTATACACTTGATACAAATGAATTCAGGGGCTACCGTTACAACATGGTTCAGTGGGCGTATAGTGATCCACCTGGATGGGCACATATAGCAAAGCATCATCCACCATACACTCCCTATGCCAACACCTTCAAGGAATTTGTTCCATATAATGCTTTCTTTGCACGAGAACAGGGAAAATTTGAGCAATTCAGGCGGGATGGTGGAATTGAAGGGTATGGTGGCGATAATCTTTACGCATCAAATGAGATAATACGGTTTGTGCTGTACAATCTTTATTCAAAAGGTATACGGCACAAAGACCAGCGCCTTGCTCCGCCATATATTTCAATATGGTCTGTACCGTTGCATATAAACGCTATTAATGCATTTATTGAGTTTGGGTATCTGGCGCGACCCTTTACACGCACTATTATTGATAATCACCTTGATGATGTTGCTGAAGGAATTGCAGTTGGCATCTATTCGCTATTTGCAGGGATTGAAGTGAATAAACAATATCCGTACACACCGTATGGGAAAAAGATTGACCTTAACAAATATGTAATTGATAAAAGCAAAGATTATTTTTCAATAGTGAGATAG
- the rlmB gene encoding 23S rRNA (guanosine(2251)-2'-O)-methyltransferase RlmB yields MDSQIVAGRKVVLEYLSEVEGQATLYVSDTAHGKIIDVIIATARSKNIPIQKVHKSWFATHCDANHQGVALVMSYRPQKDEKDFDLHTIAAKKGVIVACDEITDPHNIGAIIRTTEALGGSAVVLTKAHAPEITPTIIKASAGATAHIPVHRMANLARFMDDAKKAGFWVIGTSDKGTQGLTTLTAYKPAVLVIGSEGSGMRHLTQSLCDVIVRIPLKGKVSSLNAAVACGIVLWELLKE; encoded by the coding sequence GTGGATAGTCAAATCGTAGCAGGGCGCAAGGTTGTGCTGGAATACCTTTCTGAAGTGGAAGGGCAGGCAACGCTCTACGTTTCTGATACTGCACATGGCAAAATCATCGACGTAATTATTGCTACAGCTCGCAGCAAAAACATTCCCATACAGAAGGTACACAAAAGCTGGTTTGCTACACACTGTGATGCAAATCATCAAGGTGTGGCTCTTGTTATGAGCTATCGCCCACAAAAAGATGAAAAAGATTTTGACCTGCACACAATTGCTGCCAAAAAAGGCGTGATAGTTGCCTGCGATGAGATAACCGACCCTCACAACATTGGTGCAATCATACGCACTACTGAAGCATTAGGTGGCAGCGCAGTAGTGCTCACAAAAGCTCATGCTCCGGAAATTACTCCAACAATTATTAAAGCTTCAGCAGGAGCAACGGCCCATATACCAGTTCATAGGATGGCAAACCTGGCTCGATTCATGGATGATGCAAAGAAAGCTGGTTTTTGGGTAATAGGTACCAGCGATAAGGGAACGCAAGGCTTAACTACACTAACAGCCTATAAGCCAGCAGTGCTTGTCATTGGCAGCGAAGGTAGTGGCATGCGCCACCTGACACAAAGCCTATGCGATGTAATTGTACGCATCCCGCTTAAAGGCAAAGTGTCATCACTGAATGCAGCGGTTGCCTGTGGCATTGTATTGTGGGAACTCCTCAAAGAATAG
- a CDS encoding glycerate kinase — MNPRDDIRTIYMHAIEAVDPYTAVRSSLLREGSILRIKNGKAFDLSAIKNIYVVGAGKATARMAKAVEDILGDSITQGIIAVKYGYRESLSHIILHEAAHPVPDENGLKASQEIIDLLGEAGEHDLVISCISGGGSALLPYPVEPITLAQKQDLTQRLLRSGASIKELNIVRKHLSRTKGGNLALAAYPATVINLMMSDVVGDDMDIIASGPFVMDTSTYADALSILQRYNLLKAVAPSIVAHLEKGINGEIPETPKDKHIFEKVYNIIVASNIIACMAAQQKANELGYNSIILSSMIEGDTAEAARFHSAIAHEIIKTGNPVKTPACIISGGETTVVVKGSGLGGRNMEFAMQIAPLIEQLPVVAASIGTDGTDGPTDAAGAVADGKTIKKAKKLGLNINEYINNNDSYHFFELLGDLIITGPTNTNVMDIRILIVE; from the coding sequence ATGAACCCGCGCGATGATATCAGAACCATCTATATGCATGCAATTGAAGCAGTTGATCCCTATACTGCGGTGCGATCTTCATTGCTAAGGGAAGGCAGTATATTGCGTATTAAAAATGGTAAAGCATTTGATTTGTCTGCAATAAAAAACATTTATGTAGTTGGAGCGGGAAAAGCAACTGCACGAATGGCAAAGGCAGTTGAGGATATTCTGGGCGACAGCATAACACAAGGGATTATTGCTGTAAAATACGGGTACCGTGAAAGCCTGTCACATATTATATTGCATGAGGCAGCTCATCCGGTGCCTGATGAAAACGGCTTAAAAGCATCACAGGAGATAATTGATCTGCTTGGGGAAGCTGGTGAACATGATCTGGTGATATCATGTATATCAGGTGGGGGGTCGGCACTTTTGCCGTATCCAGTTGAACCAATAACACTTGCCCAAAAACAGGATTTAACACAAAGACTTTTAAGAAGCGGAGCATCAATAAAGGAGTTGAATATTGTTCGTAAACATCTGTCACGCACAAAGGGAGGTAACCTTGCGCTGGCAGCATATCCTGCTACCGTCATCAATTTAATGATGTCGGATGTGGTGGGTGATGATATGGATATAATTGCATCAGGACCATTTGTGATGGATACCAGTACCTATGCTGATGCTCTTTCAATATTGCAGCGGTATAATCTGCTAAAAGCAGTTGCGCCATCAATAGTTGCACATCTTGAAAAAGGAATTAATGGTGAAATCCCTGAAACACCAAAAGACAAGCATATATTTGAAAAGGTGTATAACATTATTGTTGCTTCCAATATAATTGCCTGCATGGCAGCACAGCAAAAGGCAAATGAATTGGGATATAATTCCATAATTTTATCTTCTATGATTGAAGGCGATACTGCAGAAGCTGCGCGTTTTCACAGTGCAATAGCACATGAAATAATTAAAACTGGTAATCCTGTTAAAACGCCAGCTTGCATTATCAGCGGAGGTGAAACCACTGTGGTTGTTAAGGGTTCAGGTCTTGGTGGGCGAAATATGGAATTTGCAATGCAGATAGCTCCATTAATTGAACAGCTACCAGTTGTGGCAGCAAGCATTGGAACTGATGGCACTGATGGACCAACAGATGCAGCAGGTGCAGTTGCTGATGGGAAAACAATTAAAAAAGCAAAAAAACTTGGATTAAATATTAATGAATATATTAACAATAATGATTCGTACCACTTTTTTGAATTGCTAGGAGATTTAATCATAACAGGGCCTACTAATACCAATGTGATGGATATCAGAATTCTCATTGTGGAATAA
- a CDS encoding glycosyltransferase, translating into MEYSTALRPFIIKRLEQIKKADILIGIPCFNNESTIANVMSMVSDGLFKYYNDLRPVIFVSDGGSTDDTRDIAQSIELKPWQERIIQIYRGVAGKGSAFRAIFEAAHILDVDACMVVDSDLRSISPEWVQRLLSPVLEKKYEFVAPVYTRYKYDGTITNNIVYNIIRAVFGKRIRQPIGGDFTFSKRLAQLYLDKPVWTTDIARFGIDIFMTVNAIVSHVNICQANLGVKIHDAKDPAQSLGPMFVQVIGTLFRLMEHYEPYWKNIEGSKPVPTFGDVAKVEPEAIEVNLPRLVNEYKTGFMQFQALYKEMFSNEVYSTLETSSRMDVDLFNIPVEIWVKVVYELSAIYHTWQINKVRLISLMVPLYFGRIASFINETFHMTSIEAEEVVEEQAQVFELYKPFLLERWQSKGKNIEL; encoded by the coding sequence ATGGAATACTCTACAGCATTACGCCCGTTTATCATCAAACGGCTTGAGCAAATAAAAAAAGCGGATATTCTTATTGGCATACCATGCTTTAATAACGAATCTACTATCGCCAATGTCATGAGTATGGTGAGCGATGGATTATTCAAATATTATAATGATCTTCGCCCTGTCATTTTTGTATCAGATGGTGGTTCCACTGATGATACCCGCGACATTGCACAGTCCATTGAATTGAAACCATGGCAGGAGCGCATCATTCAAATATACCGCGGTGTTGCTGGCAAGGGTTCGGCATTCAGGGCAATCTTTGAGGCTGCACATATTCTTGATGTTGATGCGTGCATGGTAGTTGATTCCGATCTGCGGAGCATCTCTCCTGAATGGGTACAGCGGCTGCTATCGCCCGTACTTGAAAAAAAGTATGAGTTTGTTGCACCCGTGTATACCCGTTACAAATATGACGGGACTATCACCAATAATATTGTATATAATATCATACGTGCAGTATTTGGCAAACGAATTCGCCAGCCCATTGGTGGCGACTTCACATTCTCAAAACGCCTGGCGCAATTGTATCTGGATAAACCAGTGTGGACCACCGATATCGCACGTTTTGGCATAGATATATTTATGACAGTTAATGCAATAGTGAGCCATGTAAATATATGCCAGGCAAATTTAGGGGTTAAGATTCATGATGCAAAAGACCCAGCCCAATCGTTGGGGCCAATGTTTGTGCAGGTGATTGGTACACTGTTCAGACTTATGGAGCACTATGAGCCGTACTGGAAAAATATTGAAGGCAGCAAACCGGTGCCAACTTTTGGGGATGTTGCAAAGGTTGAGCCTGAGGCAATAGAAGTAAATTTGCCACGGCTTGTGAATGAATATAAAACAGGTTTTATGCAGTTTCAAGCACTGTATAAGGAAATGTTCAGTAATGAAGTATATTCCACACTTGAAACTTCATCACGTATGGATGTTGACCTGTTTAATATTCCAGTCGAAATCTGGGTTAAAGTTGTTTATGAACTATCTGCAATTTACCACACCTGGCAGATAAATAAAGTAAGGCTAATCAGTCTCATGGTGCCACTGTACTTTGGCAGGATTGCCTCATTTATAAATGAAACATTTCACATGACTTCCATTGAAGCTGAAGAAGTAGTGGAAGAACAGGCACAGGTGTTTGAACTGTATAAACCATTTTTGCTTGAACGATGGCAGTCAAAAGGCAAGAATATAGAACTATGA
- a CDS encoding trypsin-like peptidase domain-containing protein, translated as MKEIFAIIISVICISTGYAQDAISEKFISAAQKASKSVVSIQVFVVEKGHYRKVGYASGTIISSKGYIVTNYHVVAKGTVYQINLADGSECEVESFSDGTIYRVDEKTDIALLKIKHPAGVPLQAIEFEDEKVYPGQWVLAIGNPFGLQQSVTGGIVSSVGRSDIGFADIEDYIQTDVPINPGNSGGPLVSLNGKLVGINTAIRTQTGGYQGISFAIPASIVKQVVGELLQYGRVRRGWLGFLVQEKFIKGGAYTQVEVISVIDGSPASRAGIEVGDIVRRVDGSEVKKISDLVKLIHSKQVGSAIELVVARDGQLLTYNFVLQEKFAAKEGNYWLSTLQSKYGITVDNSRYGVVVLEVLQFGRAYNVLKKGDIIHSINGVRIGSLEDVITLLKKNKAVIENCIVLRSGKPLRCYFDIQEAQ; from the coding sequence GTGAAAGAAATATTTGCAATAATTATATCAGTTATATGTATTTCCACTGGTTATGCACAGGATGCGATCAGTGAAAAGTTTATTTCAGCAGCACAAAAAGCAAGTAAATCTGTAGTGAGTATACAGGTATTTGTTGTTGAAAAAGGGCATTACCGCAAGGTTGGTTATGCTTCAGGAACTATCATTTCATCAAAAGGATATATAGTTACCAACTATCATGTAGTTGCAAAAGGTACAGTATATCAGATTAACCTTGCAGATGGCTCTGAGTGTGAGGTTGAATCATTTTCGGATGGCACCATATACCGGGTGGATGAAAAAACTGATATTGCACTGTTAAAGATAAAACATCCTGCAGGTGTTCCTTTGCAGGCAATAGAATTTGAAGATGAAAAAGTATATCCTGGCCAGTGGGTGCTTGCAATAGGGAATCCCTTTGGATTGCAGCAATCGGTAACTGGAGGAATAGTTTCCTCAGTTGGACGCAGTGACATAGGCTTTGCTGATATAGAAGATTATATACAGACTGATGTGCCTATTAATCCTGGAAATTCTGGAGGGCCTTTAGTTTCTCTTAACGGAAAGCTTGTTGGCATAAATACTGCAATACGAACGCAAACAGGTGGGTATCAGGGTATAAGCTTTGCCATTCCAGCATCCATTGTTAAGCAAGTTGTTGGCGAGCTTCTTCAATACGGCAGGGTGCGAAGGGGGTGGCTTGGTTTTTTAGTTCAGGAAAAATTTATTAAAGGCGGTGCATACACTCAGGTTGAAGTGATTTCGGTTATTGATGGGTCACCAGCATCTCGTGCAGGTATAGAAGTGGGGGACATTGTTCGCAGGGTTGATGGATCTGAGGTGAAAAAAATATCAGACCTGGTTAAGTTGATCCATTCAAAACAGGTTGGGTCAGCAATTGAACTGGTTGTTGCGCGTGATGGACAGCTACTTACATATAATTTTGTGCTGCAGGAAAAATTTGCAGCCAAAGAAGGAAATTACTGGCTGAGTACATTACAATCAAAGTATGGAATAACTGTAGATAATTCCCGCTATGGGGTGGTTGTGTTAGAAGTGCTGCAGTTTGGGCGGGCGTACAATGTTTTGAAAAAGGGTGATATCATACATTCAATTAATGGCGTACGTATTGGATCTCTGGAAGATGTTATTACACTTTTGAAAAAAAATAAAGCAGTAATTGAAAATTGTATTGTGCTGAGGTCAGGTAAGCCTCTACGATGCTATTTTGATATTCAGGAAGCCCAATGA
- a CDS encoding ADP-ribosylglycohydrolase family protein, which produces MPTIIGAIVGDIIGSVYEASPIKKTQFDLFNPYATFTDDTVLTIAIADCILHKKDFAHTLWEYGNRYPHRGYGGAFYSWLQSCNLKPYNSFGNGSAMRVSPVGFAYTSLHDVCSIAEKTAAVTHNHPQGIKGAQAVAASVFLAKQGKSKEEIKHYIAHTFGYNLEYTIDEIRPSYHFDVTCQGSVPQAIVAFLDSTDYESAVRLAISLGGDADTQACIAGAIATAFYKSIPAALIEYAYSKLPGEFIDIIKEFDTRYG; this is translated from the coding sequence ATGCCAACAATAATAGGGGCGATAGTTGGTGACATTATTGGCTCTGTATATGAAGCAAGTCCTATTAAGAAAACTCAATTTGATTTATTCAACCCATATGCAACATTTACCGATGATACTGTATTAACAATAGCAATTGCAGATTGCATTCTGCATAAGAAGGATTTTGCACACACATTGTGGGAGTATGGTAATCGTTATCCTCACCGTGGATATGGTGGAGCATTTTATAGCTGGTTGCAATCATGCAATTTGAAGCCTTACAATAGTTTTGGCAATGGTTCAGCCATGCGCGTAAGCCCTGTGGGATTTGCATATACTTCACTGCATGATGTTTGTTCAATTGCTGAAAAAACAGCTGCTGTCACGCATAATCATCCCCAAGGCATTAAAGGAGCGCAGGCAGTTGCAGCAAGTGTGTTTTTAGCAAAACAGGGGAAATCAAAAGAGGAAATCAAACATTATATTGCTCACACATTTGGGTATAATTTAGAATATACAATTGATGAGATTCGCCCATCCTATCACTTTGATGTTACCTGTCAGGGTTCAGTACCACAAGCTATTGTAGCTTTTTTAGATAGCACTGATTATGAAAGTGCAGTGCGGCTGGCAATTTCATTAGGAGGTGATGCTGATACACAGGCTTGTATTGCTGGAGCTATCGCCACAGCATTTTATAAAAGCATACCAGCTGCACTAATAGAGTATGCGTATAGCAAGTTGCCTGGTGAGTTTATTGATATAATCAAAGAGTTTGATACGCGCTACGGTTAA